From the genome of Halobacterium sp. R2-5:
GCCCTGTTCGACGACTTCCGCCCACTTCACGTTGTCCAGGGTGTCGTCCGCGCGGTCGATCGCGTCGTCCGCGGCGGCGTCGAAGCTCTCCTCGCTCGTGCCGATGAGCCGTATCTTCTTGTATACCATCGTCCGACAGTTCTCCGGCTGCCCGGATAAAGTTACTCGCTAGGTACAGGTCCCGGACGCTTACGCGATGCCGGTGGCGTACGCGATCGCGTACGCGACGCCTGCGAGCGTGACGGCCGTCAGGCCGGTGAGGAGCGCGGTGGGCGCCGAGGGCAGCGTCAGCGAGCGCTGGCGGAGCTTCGGCGCGGGGACGGCGCCGACGAACCCCACGGCGACGACGCTGAACACGAACTGGTAGGAGGCGTCGACGGTCGGCGGCGGCAGCACGAGCACGGCGAGGGCGTACGCCGCGCCGACGGTCGCCCGCGAGTTCACGTGGTCGGTGAGCCGCCGACCGGTCAGCCAGAACGCGGCGACGACGCCGAGCCAGATCGCGAACAGCTCGACGCCGAACGCGCCGAGCAGGTGGAGCGTCGGGTCCGCGGACAGCGCGACGCGGCCGTCGAAGGCGTTGGCGCCGAGCGGGTAGAACAGCTCCGGGGGCTGGCCCGTGAGCAGGTCGCCGAACGGGTGGCTGACGAGGCCGAACAGCGCGACGGCGAACAGGCTCGTGCCGCGGACATCGTGCGCGTGGGCAGCGCGCGCGACGAGCCAGCCGCCCGCGGCGAACAGGCCGACGATGACTGCGGGGAGCGGGCCGGACGCAGCGGCGACGACGCCGACGAGCGTCGCGAGCGCGGCGGCCGCGGTCCGGCGGTGTGTGGGCGCGAGCGCGAACGCCGCGGCCGCCGGCACGGCCACCGCGAGCGAGTGCGTGACCGCGCGGTGGACGACGGTGGAGGCTCCCCAGAACGACTGCGCGACGGCCATCGGGCTGGTGGGGTCGACGGCGACCAGCCCGACGAGCGCGTACGCCATGTCGACGTCGGGGACAGCGGCGAACAGGCCGGCGGCGACGCCGAGCGCGAGCGCGCGCTCCCGGGACGCCCCCAGCCGGACCGCAGCGAGCGCGACGGCGCCGAACGCGAACGTCGCGTGCCCTACGAACATACGCTACGTACCGGGCGCGACGGCATAAACTCGCGGGTGAGGTGGTAGCACGCCCCTACTGGTCGGGCTTCTTGGTCCACTTCTTCTCGACGTCGGCGTTCGCGCGCACGATGGTGTCGCCCTCCGAGCGGAAGCGCGTCTTCCGGAGCTCGATGGCGGTGACGGTGCCGCTGACGTCGCCCGCGACGACCGTGTCGCCGGGGTTGAAGTCGGGGTCGCGGAGGAGGTAGATGCCGGCGACGGCGTCCGCGAGCATCCCGGAGAGCGCGTAGGAGACGCCGAGCGCGAGGAAGCCGGAGGCGGTACCGAGGGCGGCCGCGATTTCGGGGAGGCCGACCGCCGAGAGGAACCCGAGCAGCGCGCCGAACCACAGGACGATAGAGACGAGCGTGCCGCCGAGCTGGACGTAGATCGGCTGGTCGGCGTAGACGCGCCGCAGCACGACGCGGACGGCGGCCACGAGCGCGCGGATCAGAACCGCGGCGAGCGCGAGGAAGACGAGGCCGGTGAGCACGCGCGGAATCGCGGCGGCGACGTTCCCGACGAACTCGTCGACGGTGCTGTTCAGGAGGCCGGACAGCGACGACGGCGGCTCGGACATACCGGCCCAAGAGACGCCGGGTACGTAACTCCTGTCGCCGGTGCCGATTCCCGAACCTTCTTGCGCGCGCCCGTCTGCGAGTCGCACATGGACGCGCCAGACGTCGGAGAGTTGAATCCGCCGCAGCGAACGCTGATGGGTCCGGGGCCGAGCCCGGTCCACCCGCGCGTGCTGAAAGCGATGAGCACGCCGCTCGTGGGCCACCTCGACCCGTCGTTCGTCGACATCATGGACGAGACCCAGGAGCTGCTTCGGTACACGTTCCGCACGGACAACGAGTGGACGATTCCCGTCTCCGGGACGGGGTCGGCCGCGATGGAGGCCGCCATCGGCAACCTCACGGAACCCGGTGACACGTTCCTCGCGCCGACGAACGGCTACTTCGGCGACCGCATGGCGGAGATGGCGCGCCGCGCGGGCGGCGACGTCGTGCGCGTGGACGCGCCGTGGGGCGAGCCGCTCCAGCCCGAGGACGTGGAGGCGGCGTTCGACGAGCACCAGCCCGACGTCTTCGGGTTCGTGCACGCGGAGACGTCGACGGGCGCCAAGCAGACGAACGTCCCGGAGCTCACGGACATCGCCCACGAGCACGACGCGCTCGTCGTCGCGGACACCGTGACGAGCCTCGGCGGCGTCGAGTTGCGCGTCGACGAGTGGGGCATCGACGCGGCGTACTCCGGCCCGCAGAAGTGCCTGTCCTGTCCGCCGGGCGCGAGCCCGCTGACCCTGAACGACGACGCGATGGACAAAGTGCTCTCCCGGGAGGAGGACCCGCGGTCGTGGTACCTCGACCTCTCCCTGCTGGAGGGGTACTGGGGCGACGAGCGCGCGTACCACCACACGGCGCCCGTCTCGAACGTGTACGCGCTCCGCGAGGCGCTGCGGCTGGTCGCCGAGGAAGGCATCGAGTCCCGCTGGGAGCGCCACGAGCGCGTCGCGGGCGCGCTGAAGGCGGGCGTCGAGGCGATGGGGCTCGGCCTCAACCCCGAGGACGACTACTGGCTGCCGAGCCTGAACGCCGTCCGGGTGCCCGACGGCGTCGACGACGGCGACGTCATCGACTACGTGCTCGCGAACTACGACCTCGAGATCGCGTCCGGGCTCGGCGACCTGGAGGGCGACGTGTTCCGCATCGGCTGTATGGGCCACGGCGCCCGACCGGGGAACGTCACGCTCGTGGTCGCGGCGCTCGCGGACGCGTTCGAGGCGCTCGGCGCAGACGTGGACGCGGCCGCCGGGCTGGCGGCGACGCGCGGCGCGCTCAGAGAATGAACCGCGGGCGCCCCTACGCCGGCGGGGCGCGCGCTACTTCGTAGTCACCGTCCTCCTCGACGCCCATCACCGCCCACTCGTAGGGCGGGTCGAGCCGACGCAACTGCCGTTCGAGCGCGTCGGCGTTGTCGGCCCACGTGACGAAGCATCGATAGCCCGCCTCGTCGTCGGCGTCTACGTGGTCCGTGACGGCTGTCACGCGTATCTCCTTCCAGTCGCGCGTGGCGGAGAACTCCGCGCCGTCTCCTGCGAGGCTGTACCCGAGGTCGTCGAATATCGACCGGGCCTGCTCGTCGGGAGGGGTGGTAACAGTCCCCATGCAATCGTAGCTTCACCGGCCTAGGTAATAAGCTTTCCCGCCGTTCCCGAACGCGGGCAAAAGCAGAACGGCCGTGCGAAAACCCCCGATAGAGGGATGCGTACGACTAGCTCTCGGCCTATTCGTGGGCGGAGTCCCACTCGTCGGGCTTCGTGAAGTTCCCGCAGACGTTGCACTTGATGCGGCGCATCGAGTCCATCGCGACGTCCACGGACTCGCAGTTCGAGCAGAAGTAGCCGTAGCGTCGCTCCCGGTCCTCGGTACGGTAGACCACGTAGAACGTGCCCTCCTGGCCGCGCTGCCCCTCGTCCTCGGCGACGTACAGGGTTTCGTCGTCGCTCGCCACCGTGCGCATGTCTCCCAGTAGCCGACTCCCGCATTTAGCCCTGTCCGTCCGGCCGCCGCCATCGAAGCGCTCTTCCCCGCTGCGGGACTCCGGTCGCCCAATGGCGGTCCGGATTTTCCACTACTCCGATCTGGAGAACGTCTACGACACGCCCGCGCAGGCGGGCCGGCTGGCGTCCGTGCTCCGGAACCGGGGTGCGGCGCTGGCGGCCGGCTCCGGGGACAACACGGCGCCGGGCGTGCTCTCACTGGTGAGCGAGGGCCGGCAGGCCTTGGACCTCTACGACGCCGTCGAGCCCGACGTGGAGACGTTCGGCAACCACGACTTCGACTACGGCGCCGACGTCACGAGCGAGGTCGTCGCCGACTCCCCGCAGACGTGGGTGTCCGCGAACGTCTACCGGGACGGCGACCGCGTCGGCGGCGTCGACCCGTGGACGATTGTCGACGTGGGCGGCGCGCACGTCGGCTTCCTCGGCGTGCTCGACGACGCCACGCCGTCGCTGAACCCGATGGCGAGCGACCTCACCGTCACCGACCCCGTCGCGGCCACCCGGGAGGCCGCCGCCGAGCTCCGGGACGCGGGCGCGGACTACGTGGTCGTGCTCTCCCACCTCGGTCGCGGGGACGAGGAGCTCGCTGCCGCGACCGACGTGGACGCCGTGCTCGGCGGCCACATCCCCGCCGAGCGCGTCGAGCGCCTCGACGACACCCTGCTCACGCGACCCGGCTCCGGCGGCGAGGTCGTCCTCGAAGTCGACCTCGACGCGGGCGAGGTCACGCGTCACGTCGTCGCGGACGCCCCGATCTACGAGCCGGTCGCCGAGCGCCTCCGCGAGCGGATGGCCGAGACCGGCCTGAACGACACCGTCGGCCACGTCGCCGACCCGATGGAGCGCACGGAGTCGACGCTGTTCCGCGGGGAGTCCCGCATCGGGAACTTCGTCGCGGACGCCTACCGGTGGGCCGCGGGCGCGGACGTCGCGCTCCAGAACTCCGGCGGCGTCCGCGACGGCCCCGCCATCGAGGGCGACGTCACCGTCGCGGACCTCGTCAGCGTCGTGCCGTTCGAGGAACCCGTCTCCGTCGCCGAGCTCTCGGGCGCCGAACTGCTGGACGTGTTCCGCGGCGCGAAGGGCGGGTCGCTCGGGTTCGCGGAGCCGGACTGGTGGCACGCGCACGTCTCCGGCGCGGAACTCGCGTGGGACGACGCCGCCAGCGAACTCGCGGCGGCGCGCGTCGGCGGCGAGCCGGTCGACCCGGACGCCACGTACACGCTCGCGACCACGGACTACCTCTTCTACACGGACGACGAGTTCCCCGCGCTCGACGAGGCCCACCGCGTCGAGCGTCTCGACGTCCAGCACCAGGTGCTCGCGGAGTACGCGCGGAAGCGCGGCATCGACCCCGAAATCGAGGGGCGGGTCACGATGCACGCCGACGACTGACCGCGACAACGGATAAGGGGCTGGTCGCCGTCGTTCCCGTATGGCAGACGACGCCTCTCCGCCGGCTCCGAAGGCGCGCCGCGACCCCGAGTTCAGGTTCTCCCACGACGCGAACCCCAGCGACGCGCTCGTCTGCGGGTTCTCCGAGTTCGGGCTCGCCGGGCTCACGGCCGCGGACTTCCTCGTCGACCACCTCGAACTCGAACAGAGCGGTCACGTCGCCGTCGACGGCCTGCCCGCGATCACGCCGTTCGAGAACGGCACGCCCCGCCACCACACGCGCTTCTTCTCGAAGCCGGACGTCGACGTCACCGTCCTCGTCGGCGAACTGTTCGTCCCGGTGTCGGTGTCGGCCGCGCTCAGCGACGCGCTCTCGTCGTGGCTCGACGAGAACGGCGTCAGGGAGACCGCGGTGCTGTCGGGCGTCCCGGTCGCGCACGGCCCGGACGAGCACCGCACGTTCTACGTCGCGACCGACGACTACCGCGAAGCGCGGCTCACCGAGACGGACGTCCCGCCGATGGGCAACGGCTTCCTCGACGGCCTGAAGGCCGAACTGCTCGCGCAGGGCATCGACAGCGACCGCCGGGCGTGCGTGTTCACGACGCCCGTCCACGCGCAGGCGCCGGACGTCGAGGCCGCGATTCGACTCGTCGACGCCGTCAGCGGCGTCTACGACCTCGACGTCGACACCGGACCCCTGGAGGCGTTCGCCGAGGAAGTCGCCCAGCACTACGCGGAGCTGAGCGAGCGCGTCGAGCGCGCCGCCGACGAGGAGCGCCCCGACGACCGGATGTACATGTAGGGTGAAGCGCGCGCCGAACTCTCCACGAGACACTTTACGCCGGGCGTCCCACACCGCGTATGAAGCGCCGCGCCCTCCTCGGCACGCTCGCCTCGCTCGCACTCGCCGGCTGCACCAGCAGCGGCCCCGGCGAGCGCGTCACGGAGACGACGCGAACGACGACTCCGCCGACGACGGACGCGACCACGACCGAGCCGAGCGCGACGCCGCCGGAGATACGCGACCTCGGTGTCCCCGTCGACGACGCGGACTGCCCGTTCGACGGGGACGGCGTCGAGCGCGTCGTCTGCTACCCGGAACAGACGGACGTGCCGCTCTCGCTGACGCCCGACAGCGACGAACTCGACCTGCCGACCGACCAGACGACGTTCGCCCTCGAGAACGACACCGAGCACGCGTTCTCGTTGAACTTCTACGACTGGGGGCTGCACAAGCGCGTGGACGGCCGCTGGTACTACATCACGCCACAGGAGATTCCGGAGCCGCTGCACACGCTGCCCGCGGGCGAGACTCACGAGTGGACGTTCGCCGTAGATGACAGCGACGAGCCCTCCTCGGGGCCGGCCAGCGAGTCCGCGATCGACGTCGTGGGGCTCGGCGGCGGAGCGTACGCCTTCGAGACGTCGGGGTGGTTCGACTCCGGCGACCACGAGCATCGAGTCGGGCTCGGCGCGCGCTTCCGCGTGAAGGGCGCCCCACTCGAACTGACCGCGCCCGAGGGACTCTCCGGGGCCCGAGACGGCGACTCGGTCGTAGTCACGCGCGACGGCGAGGACGCCGAGCCGACCGAAGCGTTCGTCGTCGCGCGCGTCGGGGAGGCCGGCGTCCCGTTCGAGAAACAGATCCACCAGCACGTCGCCGAACAGCTCGTCCGGCCGGAACCGGGCCGGAGTCGGCCGCTACTCCGAGACGCGCTCGCGTTCTTCGAGGACGGCGTCGAGACAGTTCGCCTCGAGGAGGCCGGCGAGTTCGACCCGCCGTTCCCCCGCGACGAGCGCTACTACTTCGAGTACCGCGGCGCAATCTACGAGGCGGCGGTCGAATCTGTCGAGTAGCCGACCGACGACCGCAGGCTAAAAGACCGGGGTCACCGTGGGTGGCCGTATGAGCGACGAGAACCTCCGCGAGACCGTACAGCGAGTCGGCGCGGGGTTCGACCTCGGCGAGTACGAGATCGAGGCGTACCTCACGGTCCTCCGGCACGGCGAACTCACCGCCAGCGAGATCGCGGACCGAACCGACATCCCCCAGCCCCGGGTGTACGACACGGTGCGCAGCCTCGGCGACCGCGGGCTCGTCGAACTCCGGGAGTCCAGGCCGATGAAGGTCGTCGCCATCGACCCCGAGGAGGCGTTCGCGGACCTCCAGTCGCAGTTCGCGTCGATGGTCGCCGACCTCGAAGACGCCTACACCACGCCAGCCCGCGACACCGAAGCCGTCTCGCTGGTGAAGTCCCGGTCGACGATTCTCCGGTACTTCGCGGACGTCATCGAGAGCGCGGAGTTCGAGCTCGTCTGCTCGCTCACGCCGGGGCTGCTGGAGCGCTTCGCCGACGACCTCGCGGCCGCCCGCGACCGCGGCGTCAGCATCGACCTCGTAGTCGCGCCGGCCGGCGACGCGCCAAGCCCCGACGGGTTCGACTACGACCGCGTCGCGACGAACGCCCGCGCGCGCCGGGGCGTCACCACGCCCGTCATCGCGGTCGCCGACGGTCAGTACTCCGTCTACGCGACCCAGGGCGCGGTCCGGGACGACCCCGAGAAGTACGGCGTCATCTTCAACCGCTCCGCGCTCGGCTTCCTCGTCTCCGGGTTCTTCGGCACCGTCATCTGGTCGACCGCCAACGACGACCTCGCCGAGCGCGACGCCGCCGACATCGGCCTCCCGCGGACGTACGCGTCCATCCGGCGCTGCGTGAAGGACCTGCGCGCGCTCGACGGCGACGTGTACGCGACCGTCCGCGGCCGCGACGTGCTCACCGGCGACGCGCGCACCGACAGCGGCCGCGTCGTCGAAACGAAGTTCGTGGAGACCGAGGAAGTCGCGACGCTCGTCCTCGACACCGGCGACGGCGAGGTGGAGGTCGGCGGCCGCGTCGCCGCCTACGAGGACGTGGAAGCCCACGAAATCGCAATCGGGCGAGACAGCCCGCCGCAGTAAGCGCCAGCTCGCTCGTTCAGTACTCGCGGACGCCCTCGTCCGTGACGACGACGTCCAGCAGCCGCGTCGGGGTCGCGTCGTACGCCGGGTTCTTCACGTCGAAGCCCTCCGGCGGCTCGCGGATGACCTCGCTGGCGTCCCGGTAGTCGTTCTCGAAGCGGAACCCCTCGTCGACGAGCTTCGCGCTCGACCCCGTCACCGTCACCGGCGTCCCGGTGTCGGCCGCCGTCGCCACCAGCGGGTACGTCCCCACGCGGTTGTAGTACGTGTCCTCGACGATGCAGTCCATCCCCAGCAGCACGCGGTCGCACTCGCCGAGGTAGTACCCGGACGCGCCGT
Proteins encoded in this window:
- a CDS encoding DUF5816 domain-containing protein — encoded protein: MRTVASDDETLYVAEDEGQRGQEGTFYVVYRTEDRERRYGYFCSNCESVDVAMDSMRRIKCNVCGNFTKPDEWDSAHE
- a CDS encoding TrmB family transcriptional regulator; this translates as MSDENLRETVQRVGAGFDLGEYEIEAYLTVLRHGELTASEIADRTDIPQPRVYDTVRSLGDRGLVELRESRPMKVVAIDPEEAFADLQSQFASMVADLEDAYTTPARDTEAVSLVKSRSTILRYFADVIESAEFELVCSLTPGLLERFADDLAAARDRGVSIDLVVAPAGDAPSPDGFDYDRVATNARARRGVTTPVIAVADGQYSVYATQGAVRDDPEKYGVIFNRSALGFLVSGFFGTVIWSTANDDLAERDAADIGLPRTYASIRRCVKDLRALDGDVYATVRGRDVLTGDARTDSGRVVETKFVETEEVATLVLDTGDGEVEVGGRVAAYEDVEAHEIAIGRDSPPQ
- a CDS encoding mechanosensitive ion channel domain-containing protein — encoded protein: MSEPPSSLSGLLNSTVDEFVGNVAAAIPRVLTGLVFLALAAVLIRALVAAVRVVLRRVYADQPIYVQLGGTLVSIVLWFGALLGFLSAVGLPEIAAALGTASGFLALGVSYALSGMLADAVAGIYLLRDPDFNPGDTVVAGDVSGTVTAIELRKTRFRSEGDTIVRANADVEKKWTKKPDQ
- a CDS encoding PAC2 family protein, with the translated sequence MADDASPPAPKARRDPEFRFSHDANPSDALVCGFSEFGLAGLTAADFLVDHLELEQSGHVAVDGLPAITPFENGTPRHHTRFFSKPDVDVTVLVGELFVPVSVSAALSDALSSWLDENGVRETAVLSGVPVAHGPDEHRTFYVATDDYREARLTETDVPPMGNGFLDGLKAELLAQGIDSDRRACVFTTPVHAQAPDVEAAIRLVDAVSGVYDLDVDTGPLEAFAEEVAQHYAELSERVERAADEERPDDRMYM
- a CDS encoding metal-dependent hydrolase, encoding MFVGHATFAFGAVALAAVRLGASRERALALGVAAGLFAAVPDVDMAYALVGLVAVDPTSPMAVAQSFWGASTVVHRAVTHSLAVAVPAAAAFALAPTHRRTAAAALATLVGVVAAASGPLPAVIVGLFAAGGWLVARAAHAHDVRGTSLFAVALFGLVSHPFGDLLTGQPPELFYPLGANAFDGRVALSADPTLHLLGAFGVELFAIWLGVVAAFWLTGRRLTDHVNSRATVGAAYALAVLVLPPPTVDASYQFVFSVVAVGFVGAVPAPKLRQRSLTLPSAPTALLTGLTAVTLAGVAYAIAYATGIA
- a CDS encoding 5'-nucleotidase C-terminal domain-containing protein, with amino-acid sequence MAVRIFHYSDLENVYDTPAQAGRLASVLRNRGAALAAGSGDNTAPGVLSLVSEGRQALDLYDAVEPDVETFGNHDFDYGADVTSEVVADSPQTWVSANVYRDGDRVGGVDPWTIVDVGGAHVGFLGVLDDATPSLNPMASDLTVTDPVAATREAAAELRDAGADYVVVLSHLGRGDEELAAATDVDAVLGGHIPAERVERLDDTLLTRPGSGGEVVLEVDLDAGEVTRHVVADAPIYEPVAERLRERMAETGLNDTVGHVADPMERTESTLFRGESRIGNFVADAYRWAAGADVALQNSGGVRDGPAIEGDVTVADLVSVVPFEEPVSVAELSGAELLDVFRGAKGGSLGFAEPDWWHAHVSGAELAWDDAASELAAARVGGEPVDPDATYTLATTDYLFYTDDEFPALDEAHRVERLDVQHQVLAEYARKRGIDPEIEGRVTMHADD
- a CDS encoding dodecin, whose protein sequence is MVYKKIRLIGTSEESFDAAADDAIDRADDTLDNVKWAEVVEQGVEIASVDNRQYQVEVEVAFELED
- a CDS encoding alanine--glyoxylate aminotransferase family protein encodes the protein MDAPDVGELNPPQRTLMGPGPSPVHPRVLKAMSTPLVGHLDPSFVDIMDETQELLRYTFRTDNEWTIPVSGTGSAAMEAAIGNLTEPGDTFLAPTNGYFGDRMAEMARRAGGDVVRVDAPWGEPLQPEDVEAAFDEHQPDVFGFVHAETSTGAKQTNVPELTDIAHEHDALVVADTVTSLGGVELRVDEWGIDAAYSGPQKCLSCPPGASPLTLNDDAMDKVLSREEDPRSWYLDLSLLEGYWGDERAYHHTAPVSNVYALREALRLVAEEGIESRWERHERVAGALKAGVEAMGLGLNPEDDYWLPSLNAVRVPDGVDDGDVIDYVLANYDLEIASGLGDLEGDVFRIGCMGHGARPGNVTLVVAALADAFEALGADVDAAAGLAATRGALRE